A genomic window from Brevibacillus agri includes:
- a CDS encoding nitroreductase family protein has translation MEQVMNKKAFFDVISERRSVRHYDPTVKISRDELKEMLAEATLAPSSSNLQPWRFLIIDEQELKEKLLPIAFNQKQVVEAAAIVAVLGDYEGYKQAEQIYQKAIDAGYMTEEAKATMIANINRRYENRERSLIKEIALVDGGLVSMQFMLVAKARGYDTVPMGGYNAELFKEAFNISDRYETVMLIAVGKAAQPGHPTTRLDVDDITFWNEMPSK, from the coding sequence ATGGAACAAGTCATGAACAAAAAGGCTTTTTTTGACGTCATTTCTGAACGGCGATCGGTGCGTCATTACGATCCAACGGTGAAAATTTCCCGCGACGAGCTGAAAGAGATGCTGGCCGAAGCTACGTTGGCGCCATCCAGCTCCAACCTTCAGCCTTGGCGCTTCCTCATCATCGACGAGCAGGAGCTGAAAGAAAAGCTGCTGCCGATTGCGTTCAACCAGAAGCAAGTCGTCGAGGCTGCGGCGATCGTCGCCGTGCTGGGCGACTACGAGGGCTACAAGCAGGCTGAGCAAATTTACCAGAAAGCCATCGACGCAGGCTACATGACCGAAGAGGCGAAGGCGACGATGATCGCCAACATCAATCGCCGCTACGAAAATCGCGAGCGCAGTCTGATTAAGGAAATTGCTCTCGTGGATGGCGGGCTTGTTTCCATGCAGTTCATGCTCGTGGCAAAAGCGCGTGGCTACGACACGGTGCCCATGGGCGGCTACAACGCCGAATTGTTCAAAGAGGCGTTCAACATTTCCGACCGCTACGAAACCGTCATGCTGATCGCCGTGGGCAAAGCGGCGCAGCCAGGTCATCCGACCACCCGGCTCGATGTGGACGACATTACGTTCTGGAACGAAATGCCAAGCAAATAA
- a CDS encoding metallophosphoesterase family protein has protein sequence MNRILAISDIHGELDKLESLMELVNYDPQHDQLILLGDYVDRGPKSREVVEKVKQLHAQGAIVLMGNHDHMMVKSFEQDPVFIERWFRNGAQATLASYGHAAAQTEPGAPASLEVTPEVQEHLDFLGGLAHYHETDEYIFVHGGVHPQTPVAETDPYKLMWIRDEFHKGYQGEKTVVFGHTPTENLHGKHDVYFGENNIIGIDGGAVFGGRLHCLELPSRKVYSVE, from the coding sequence ATGAATCGGATATTGGCAATCAGCGATATTCACGGGGAGCTGGACAAGCTGGAGTCGCTGATGGAGCTTGTGAATTACGATCCGCAGCACGACCAGCTCATTTTGCTCGGCGATTATGTCGACCGCGGGCCGAAGTCCAGAGAAGTCGTGGAAAAAGTGAAGCAGCTTCATGCGCAAGGGGCGATTGTCCTGATGGGCAATCATGACCATATGATGGTGAAATCGTTCGAGCAGGACCCGGTATTTATCGAGCGCTGGTTTCGCAATGGCGCCCAGGCGACGTTGGCCAGCTACGGCCACGCGGCTGCACAGACCGAACCGGGGGCGCCAGCGTCTCTGGAAGTGACGCCGGAAGTGCAGGAGCACCTCGATTTTTTGGGCGGACTGGCCCATTATCACGAGACGGATGAATACATTTTTGTCCACGGTGGCGTGCATCCGCAGACGCCTGTGGCGGAAACCGACCCGTACAAGCTGATGTGGATTCGCGACGAGTTCCACAAAGGCTACCAAGGGGAAAAGACCGTCGTGTTCGGGCATACCCCGACGGAAAATTTGCACGGGAAGCACGACGTCTACTTCGGCGAAAACAACATCATCGGCATTGACGGCGGCGCTGTTTTCGGCGGGCGGTTGCATTGCCTGGAGCTGCCCAGCCGCAAAGTGTACTCGGTCGAATAA
- a CDS encoding Gfo/Idh/MocA family protein gives MTLKVGIIGCGSIATHRHAPEYSSNPYTQIHLVYDPNPERAQKLAAQYGGQVAGSWEEVVHHPELAAISDCSTNEMHHIITTQALLAGKHVLCEKPMATTSEGAETILAAARASGKILMVDHNQRLVPAHQKARQLIAAGELGKILSFKTSFGHKGPEYWSANRTKGTWFFKKARSALGVAGDLGIHKVDLLRYLLQDEIVQVSAFADVLDKKDEQGQPIEVCDHMVCLLKTQSGAVGTASFSWSYYGDEDNSTILYGERGIMKIFADPQKDIEVVTAGGERAVYQIGAMQTNDAQTKSGVIDTFVEAIRTGTAPAVTGEDGLYALRIIEAAMESAATGRSVELFV, from the coding sequence GTGACATTGAAAGTCGGCATTATCGGCTGCGGTTCGATCGCTACGCATCGCCATGCGCCTGAGTACAGCAGCAATCCGTACACACAAATCCACCTCGTCTACGACCCCAATCCCGAGCGCGCGCAAAAACTGGCAGCCCAGTACGGCGGACAAGTAGCTGGCAGTTGGGAAGAAGTCGTCCACCATCCGGAACTTGCAGCGATCAGCGACTGCTCGACAAACGAGATGCACCACATCATCACCACACAGGCGCTGCTCGCCGGGAAGCATGTGCTGTGCGAAAAGCCGATGGCGACGACGAGCGAGGGGGCGGAGACGATTCTCGCCGCAGCGCGCGCTTCGGGGAAGATTTTGATGGTCGACCACAACCAGCGCCTCGTACCCGCCCATCAAAAGGCGCGGCAACTGATCGCGGCAGGCGAGCTGGGAAAAATTCTTTCGTTCAAGACGAGCTTCGGGCATAAAGGTCCGGAGTATTGGAGCGCCAATCGGACAAAAGGCACGTGGTTTTTCAAAAAAGCGCGCTCAGCGCTCGGAGTGGCAGGCGATTTGGGCATTCATAAGGTGGATCTGCTGCGCTATTTGCTCCAGGACGAGATCGTTCAGGTCAGCGCGTTTGCAGACGTCCTGGACAAAAAAGACGAACAGGGCCAGCCCATCGAGGTGTGCGACCATATGGTATGCCTCCTGAAAACGCAGTCGGGCGCAGTAGGCACGGCGTCGTTCAGTTGGAGCTATTACGGCGATGAGGACAACAGCACGATTTTATACGGCGAGCGCGGCATCATGAAAATTTTTGCCGACCCGCAAAAGGACATCGAGGTCGTGACCGCAGGCGGCGAGCGAGCGGTTTACCAGATCGGTGCGATGCAGACCAATGACGCACAGACCAAAAGTGGCGTCATCGACACGTTTGTCGAGGCGATTCGTACGGGAACTGCTCCGGCGGTGACAGGAGAAGACGGGCTGTACGCCCTGCGCATTATCGAAGCGGCGATGGAGTCCGCTGCGACGGGGAGAAGCGTCGAGCTTTTTGTCTGA
- a CDS encoding MarR family transcriptional regulator, with amino-acid sequence MDQKTKIWNQWLALLHKQEEQSKRREALLLRLIQNSIPEYQHLGSLSVTELHVISAIGRDTRMNVTTIAQNIGVTKSAISKITVKLLKKGLLERYQLEDNQKEVFFRLTKVGELVNSIHDSFHARLEKNVYRFLDNYSEAELAFVARFIGEATKELEKNWAET; translated from the coding sequence TTGGATCAGAAAACGAAAATTTGGAATCAGTGGCTCGCGCTTCTCCATAAACAGGAGGAGCAGAGCAAACGCCGCGAAGCGCTGCTCTTGCGCCTCATCCAGAACAGCATTCCCGAATACCAGCATCTGGGCAGCCTCTCGGTCACGGAGCTGCACGTCATTTCCGCGATTGGCCGAGATACCCGGATGAACGTAACGACGATTGCGCAAAACATCGGGGTCACGAAAAGCGCGATTTCGAAAATTACGGTGAAGCTGCTGAAAAAAGGGCTGCTGGAGCGCTACCAACTGGAAGACAACCAGAAGGAAGTTTTTTTCCGCCTGACCAAAGTGGGCGAGCTGGTGAACAGCATTCACGATAGCTTTCACGCGCGGCTGGAGAAAAACGTGTACCGCTTTTTGGACAACTACAGCGAAGCAGAGCTGGCGTTTGTCGCGCGGTTCATTGGCGAAGCGACAAAAGAGCTGGAAAAGAACTGGGCAGAGACGTGA